The Etheostoma spectabile isolate EspeVRDwgs_2016 chromosome 23, UIUC_Espe_1.0, whole genome shotgun sequence genome includes a window with the following:
- the si:ch211-214j24.10 gene encoding uncharacterized protein si:ch211-214j24.10 yields the protein MHIKTGTWEASNTVCESDTLCDPAVLVAATNSEPHIRNRRLSPGSGNCGGGGGGGCISGSDQQPRQLSPEGDLIVPGHTHTFSYRRDRDRKGHQHKGRSLRRESQKAASRASERPHKVHQKERWVEDSLSLLKPPPAFPVQDSPAKLQPAVSYASKVKAGAASGGLEEERPAIGVLLQNQWGLSFISEARPVTEGPGPRPAANALPPQPTDAQQLQFESVLTVQPPGETPAAVSVTPAARPEGDESNGKLLLSCRHLVEALNYHSREWNAICNKQKKVPKKVVWYKEAQEHPA from the exons ATGCATATCAAGACAG GTACATGGGAAGCTAgcaacactgtgtgtgagtCCGATACCCTGTGTGATCCAGCCGTCCTCGTTGCAGCCACCAACTCAGAGCCACACATTCGCAACCGTCGCCTGTCTCCTGGCTCGGGTAACTGCGGAGGTGGTGGGGGTGGAGGCTGCATCTCTGGCAGTGACCAACAGCCCCGGCAGCTTTCACCTGAAGGCGACCTAATCGTCCCCGGCCACACGCACACCTTCAGCTACCGCAGGGACAGAGACCGCAAGGGCCACCAGCACAAAGGCCGCAGCCTTCGCAGAGAAAGTCAGAAGGCGGCCAGCCGAGCCAGCGAGCGGCCACACAAGGTTCACCAAAAGGAGAGGTGGGTGGAGGACAGTCTGTCGCTGCTCAAGCCCCCGCCTGCCTTCCCCGTGCAGGACAGCCCCGCCAAGCTGCAGCCGGCCGTCAGCTACGCCTCCAAGGTGAAGGCGGGAGCAGCAAGCGGAGGGCTGGAGGAGGAGCGCCCTGCCATCGGTGTGCTGCTACAGAACCAGTGGGGTCTCAGCTTCATCAGCGAGGCGAGGCCCGTCACAGAGGGCCCCGGCCCTCGCCCCGCTGCCAACGCCCTCCCTCCTCAGCCTACAGATGCTCAACAGCTACAGTTCGAGTCAGTTCTCACGGTCCAGCCTCCGGGAGAAACGCCTGCCGCTGTCTCAGTTACCCCTGCCGCACGCCCAGAGGGGGACGAGAGCAACGGGAAGCTGCTGCTTAGTTGTCGCCATCTAGTGGAGGCTTTGAACTATCACAGTAGAG AGTGGAATGCCATctgtaacaaacaaaaaaaag TTCCCAAAAAGGTTGTCTGGTACAAGGAGGCCCAGGAGCACCCAGCCTAG